In Legionella israelensis, the genomic window CTTGGTATTGTTAAAGATTGGAATTCAAAGTGGTTTGCAGGCAAAAAATATGCTGACCTTTTGATACAGGATATTAAACTGAGGTCAGAGCTGAAAAAGAAACTTCTTTCAGCCGCAGTGAGTCGAATACTAATTGAACGGCCTGCAAACAATGCCGTTGTAACCATATTTACTGCTCGACCTGGTGTCATTATTGGAAAAAAAGGCGGTGGTATTGAATCCTTGCGTGGTGAGATCTCCGCCAAATTAGGTGTGCCAGTCCATTTAAATATAGAAGAAATAAAAAAACCTGAGCTTGACTCAACACTTGTCGCTGAAGGCATTGCACAACAACTTGAGCAGAGGGTTATGTTCCGACGTGCTATGAAAAGAGCTGTGTCTTCAGCTATGAAGGCAGGTGCAAAAGGCGTTAAAATTTGTGTTAGTGGTAGATTAGGTGGTGCTGAAATTGCCCGCAGCGAGTGGTACAGAGAAGGGCGTGTTCCCTTGCACACCTTTCGTGCGGATGTTGATTATGGTACGGCTGAAGCCAAGACGACTTATGGAATTATTGGCGTCAAAGTTTGGATCTTTAAAGGCGAGATACTCCCTCAAAAGAAACGTAGCTCTGATAGCAATAAATGACTGAGGATTTATAATCATGTTACAACCAAAACGTACTAAGTACCGAAAACAAATGAAGGGCCGTAATAGAGGTCTTGCCCAGAGAGGCAATAAAATTAGTTTCGGTGAATTTGGTCTTAAGGCAATAGAGCGTGGGCGATTAACTGCAAGACAAATTGAATCTGCCCGACGAGCTATGACAAGACACATAAAAAGAGGTGGGAAAATATGGATTCGTGTTTTCCCGGATAAGCCGATCACCCAAAAGCCTCTCGAGGTAAGACAAGGAAAGGGAAAGGGAAATGTAGAATATTGGGTGGCGCAAATTCAACCTGGTAAAGTTCTTTTTGAAATGGAAGGTGTTAGTAAAGAACTGGCTATTGAAGCATTTAATCTTGCTAAATCAAAATTACCTTTCAAAGTCATATTTGAAGAACGCGAGGTGATGTAATGAAAAAAGTGTCTGAACTTAGAGAAATGTCAATTGATGAATTAAACGAAGAGTTATTGTCATTGCGAAAACAACAGTTTAATTTGAGAATGAAAAAGGCGAATGGAACTTTAGATAAAACTCATCTTATTCATCAAGCACGTAGAACAGTAGCAAGAGTTAAAACAATACTTACTGAAAAAGCAGGTAACAGCAATGTCAAATAGTGAAACCAACGCCAGAACTGTCATTGGAAAAGTTGTTAGTGACAAAATGGAAAAAACCATCGTTGTATTGGTTGAGCGTACTGTAAAGCATCCAAAGTATGGTAAAATGATTAAGCGAAATACTAAGCTCCATGCCCACGATGAAAATCAAATATGTAAAATTGGAAATGTAGTTAAAATACGTGAATCCAGACCTATTTCCAAAACAAAGAACTGGATGTTAGTAGAAGTAATTTCTTAAACAAATAACATTGATTTACTTTAAAATTGTTCAAAGGGCTGATATAATCAGCAACCCTTTGCAGGTCGATATTAGAGCTGGAGTTTTAGAATGATACAAATGCAAACCGTGCTTGACGTGGCCGATAACAGTGGCGCACGTAAAGTGATGTGTATCAAAGTGCTGGGAGGATCGCACCGACGTTATGCCAGGATTGGTGATGTCATTAAAGTGAGCATAAAAGATGCCATACCAAGAAGCAAAGTTAAAAAAGGCGCTGTTATGAATGCCGTTGTTGTCCGCACTAGTCAAGGGGTGAGAAGAGATGATGGTTCCCTGATACGATTTGATGGCAATGCAGCAGTTTTATTAAATAATCAAAATGAGCCGATTGGCACTCGTATCTTTGGGCCAGTGACTCGTGAGCTTAGAGAGCGATACATGAAAATTATTTCTCTGGCTGCTGAAGTGTTGTAGGGAGGAAATAATTATGAAACGTATAAAAACAGGTGATACCGTTATCGTTATTACAGGAAAAAGCAAAGGGCATGTGGGTAAAGTAAAAAGCCGAAAAGAAAATAAAGTTGTTGTTGAAGGTGCAAATTTAATAAAAAAACACGTACGGCCAAATCCACAGCTTAATCAGAAAGGTGGAATAGTCACTCGTGAAGCTTCTTTGGATGTATCAAACGTTGCGCTTTATAATCCGACCACAAATGCGGCTGATAAAGTAGGTTTTAAATATATTGAAAAAGATGGGATCCCACATAAAGTAAGATATTTCAAATCAAATAATGAAATTATCGATCTGGTATAATTGGTGAATGTAATGGTAAGACTAAAAGAATATTACAAAACAAATGTAGTCGACATGATGATGAAGCGATTCGGCTACAGCAGTGTAATGGAAGTGCCTAAAATCAGTAAGATTACACTTAACATGGGAGTTGGTGAGGCTGTTGGCGATAAAAAGGTATTGAATCATGCTCTTGAGGATATGACCAAAATTGCCGGACAAAAGCCAATTATTACTAAAGCAAGGAAATCCATTGCTGGGTTCAAAATCAGAGAAGGTTGGCCAATAGGTTGTAAGGTTACTTTGCGAAGCGATCGAATGTACGAGTTTCTTGATAGGCTTATTTCCGTTGCTCTTCCTCGTGTAAGAGATTTCCGTGGGCTGAACCCGAAATCTTTCGATGGCACAGGAAATTACAGCATGGGCATTCAGGAACAGATAGTATTTCCTGAAATTGATTTTGATAAGACAGATACAATACGTGGAATGGATATATGTATTACCACCACGGCAAAAACAAATGAAGAAGCAAAAGCTTTATTAGAAGCCTTTGACCTTCCACTTAAAGACAGAGATAAAAATAAAGGGTGATAATGTGGCTAAAAAATCAATGATTGCGCGGCAACAAAAACGAGAAAAGTTAGTAGCTAAATATCAAAAGCGCAGAAGTGAACTTAAAGAATTGATTAAATCGTCTGATGATATGCATGAAATAATGGATGCTCAGGCCAAATTAGCCAAATTACCAGTTAATTCTAATCCGGTACGGCTTAATACTCGTTGCAAACAATGTGGTAGACCGCACGCTGTTTATCGTAAATTTAAGCTCTGCCGAATTTGTTTAAGACAACAACTTATGGCTGGAAATGTACCTGGTGGTAGAAAATCCAGCTGGTAACAAACTTTTTTGGAGAATGATTGTGAGTATGCATGATCCTATAGCGGATATGTTGACCAGAATAAGAAATGGGCAGCAGGCTAAGCACCAGTACATTACGTTAGCATCTTCAAAGATAAAAGAAGAAATCGCTCGTGTACTGCAGGAAGAAGGGTATATTGAAAGTTATCATGTGGAATCATTAAACAACAATATAAAAATGATTACCCTTAAGCTCAAGTATTATCAAGGAAGACCGGTTATTGAACGCATTCAACGAATCAGTAAACCTGGTCTGAGAGTATATAGATCTTGTAAGGAGTTAACATCGATCCCTGGGTTCGGAGTTTCAATCTTATCGACATCCAGTGGTGTAATGACACATGTCTCAGCTAAAACCAAAGGTGTTGGTGGTGAGATACTTTGTGAAGTAGCTTAATACGGGCGAGGATCAATATGTCAAGAGTAGCGAAAGCGCCTATAAATTTACCGGCAAATGTTGAAGTTTTGATAAAAGATAATCTGGTGACGGTAAAGGGACCAAAGGGCACACTAACCCAAAAAATTAATAAGTTGGTGCGCATAAATAAAAATAGCGATAATGAAAAACAGTATTTGTTTCATCCTGCTTCAAAAGATCCAAATGCATGGGCTCAAGCCGGGACAGCACGTGCGCTGGTGAACAATATGGTTCGTGGCGTGACAGATGGTTTCACCAAAACTTTAGAATTGGTTGGAGTGGGTTATCGTGCACAGGCAAAAGACAAATCCATTACTTTATCTTTAGGCTACTCGCATCCAGTAGAATATGTCTTGCCTCAAGGAGTCAAAGCAGAAACCCCTAATAACACCACCATTATACTAAGTGGTATCGATAAACAAATATTAGGTCAGGCTGCTTCTAATATACGTGGATTCAGACCACCAGAACCTTATAAAGGGAAAGGCATCAAGTATGCGGGTGAAATAATCGCCAGAAAAGAAGCGAAAAAGAAATAAGGTATAAATTATGAATAAATATCAATCACGCAGAAGACGTGGATTAAAGGCTAAGGCAAGAATAAATCTAACAGAGTGTGCAAGGCTTGTAGTATACCGAAGTAATTCTCATATTTATTCCCAAATTGTCATTGATGATACCAAAGGCAATAAGGTATTAGCTGCTTCTTCTAGCATTGATAAAGAGTTAAAAACTCAGTTGGTTGGTAAGAAAAAAGTTGACCAGTCATTTATGGTTGGAAAATTGCTAGGTAAACGAGCTCTTGAAAACGGTGTTGAAAAAGTGGCATTTGATAGAGCAGGTTATAGATACCACGGTCGCGTGAAAGCGCTCGCAGATGGTGCTCGTGACGCTGGTTTGAATTTTTAAGGAACGGTTATGGCGTTTGAAGATACAACTAAAACAGATGGTTACCAGGAAAAATTAGTGTCTGTGACCAGAACAGCTAAAGTAGTAAAAGGCGGTCGTGTGTTTGGTTTTGCTGTTTTAGTCGTTGTGGGTGATGGAAAAGGTAAAATTGGCTTTGGTCGCGGAAAAGCTCGTGAAGTTCCCATTGCCATCCAAAAAGCAATGGATCAAGCAAAGAAAAATATGGTTTACATTTCTTTGGCAGGCAGCACGATACAGCATGAAATTACCTGGAGCTATGGCGCATCTAAGGTGTTTATGAAACCAGCCAGTGAGGGAACTGGGATTATTGCTGGTGGTGCGATGAGAGCGGTGCTTGAAGTACTTGGTGTACATAATATCTTGGCCAAAAGTATTGGCTCCACTAATCCAAGCAATATTGTACGTGCAACCGTGGGTGCTCTGAAAAATATGAGTACACCCGACTATGTAGCTGCTAAGCGTGGTAAGACAGTCGAAGAAGTGATGGCAGGTTAATAATGGAAAATAAAATAAAAATTACTTTGAAAAAAAGCCTTATAGGTCGAAAACCAAAGCATAAATTGATGGCTAAACAACTTGGTCTCGGGAAATTAAATTCAAGCGTATATCATCGAGATACTCCTGCAATCCGAGGTCTGATTAATCATATTAATTACATGCTTCTTGTTGAGGAGAGTGGGCAATGAAATTAAACAGTTTAACGCCTGAACCAGGCTCTCGTTCATCTGGAAAACGTTTGGGCAGAGGCATAGGCTCCGGGCTTGGAAAAACAAGTGGCAAGGGGCATAAAGGACAAAAATCACGTTCTGGCGGATACCATAAGATCAACTTTGAAGGCGGCCAAATGCCAATTCAAAGACGTCTGCCTAAGATGGGCTTTAAATCCAGAATTAGCCACTCTATAGATCAGGTTACTCTTGATGAGTTGGCAAAAATAGAGGCTGATGTTGTATCACTTGATTCGCTTAAAAGTGCAGGTGTTATCAATAAATCAATTAAGCAGGTTAAAGTAATCTTGTCTGGAGAATTGAATAAGCCTGTAAAATTAAAAGGGTTAAAAGTTACTAAAGGCGCCAAAGAGATCATTGAAAAAATGGGCGGCAGCATAGAAGAGTGATTATGAAAAGCCAAAAAAGCAGTCGATCACAGGGAGGATTATCTGAATTAAAATCCCGCCTGATGTTTGTCGTTATAGCCATATTGATATACAGATTAGGTGCACATATTCCAGTTCCTGGTCTTGATCCAACCAAATTGGCTAATTTTTTTAAGGAACAACAAAACACAATTTTTGGTTTGTTTAACATGTTTTCGGGAGGCGCGTTATCCCGGGTTACTGTGTTTGCTATAGGTATAATGCCTTATATCTCAGCGTCAATTATCATACAGTTATTTTCGGCAGTATCGCCTAAACTCGAGCAGCTTAAAAAGGAAGGTGAATCTGGCAGACGAAAAATAAATCAATATACACGTTACTTAACTTTAGTCTTGTCTGTTTTTCAGTCATTGGGAATGGCGAGATGGCTTGCAGGTCAGCAAATTGCATTACAGGCGGATTTTTCCTTCTATTTCACTGCTGTAAGCACTTTGGTAACCGGCACCATGTTTTTAATGTGGTTAGGGGAGCAAATAACTGAAAAGGGTATTGGCAATGGTATATCTTTAATCATCTTTTCAGGTATTGTATCCAGTATGCCAAATGCTATAGGTTCTGTCATGCAGCAAGTGAAAGAAGGGCAGATGCAGGCCCTAACTTTGATAGTTATCGCCGCAGTCGTTGTGGCGGTTACTGGTTTTGTTGTATTTGTTGAAAGGGCGCAACGGAGAATACGCGTAAATTATGCTCAACGTACACAAGGAAGAAAAGTTTACGCAGCACAAACCAGTCATTTACCATTGAAAATAAATATGTCGGGTGTTATTCCACCCATATTTGCATCGAGTATTATATTATTGCCTGCAACGTTGGCTCAGTTTTTCTCTAATACTCGGGGGATGGCATGGTTATCAGATGTTGGAATGGCGCTTTCGCCTGGACAACCGTTGTATTTGATTGTCTATGCATTGGCTATCGTATTTTTTGCATTTTTTTACGCGGCACTGGTATTTAATCCTAAAGACACTGCAGATAATTTAAAAAAATCTGGAGCCTACATACCAGGAATAAGACCTGGAGAACAAACCACAAAATATATTGATTCTGTCATGACAAGATTAACTTTAATAGGTGCTTTATATCTTGTGTTGGTTTGTTTGCTGCCTCAGATTTTAATGTACACTTGGCATGTGCCATTTTATTTTGGTGGTACCTCATTATTAATTATTGTCGTTGTTATTATGGACTTTGTTGCCCAGGTTCAGGCCCATTTAATGACCCAACAATATGATTCTTTAATGAAAAAAGCCAATGTAAAAGGTACAAAACTGCCTGGTTTATTATGAAT contains:
- the secY gene encoding preprotein translocase subunit SecY, producing MKSQKSSRSQGGLSELKSRLMFVVIAILIYRLGAHIPVPGLDPTKLANFFKEQQNTIFGLFNMFSGGALSRVTVFAIGIMPYISASIIIQLFSAVSPKLEQLKKEGESGRRKINQYTRYLTLVLSVFQSLGMARWLAGQQIALQADFSFYFTAVSTLVTGTMFLMWLGEQITEKGIGNGISLIIFSGIVSSMPNAIGSVMQQVKEGQMQALTLIVIAAVVVAVTGFVVFVERAQRRIRVNYAQRTQGRKVYAAQTSHLPLKINMSGVIPPIFASSIILLPATLAQFFSNTRGMAWLSDVGMALSPGQPLYLIVYALAIVFFAFFYAALVFNPKDTADNLKKSGAYIPGIRPGEQTTKYIDSVMTRLTLIGALYLVLVCLLPQILMYTWHVPFYFGGTSLLIIVVVIMDFVAQVQAHLMTQQYDSLMKKANVKGTKLPGLL
- the rplO gene encoding 50S ribosomal protein L15 yields the protein MKLNSLTPEPGSRSSGKRLGRGIGSGLGKTSGKGHKGQKSRSGGYHKINFEGGQMPIQRRLPKMGFKSRISHSIDQVTLDELAKIEADVVSLDSLKSAGVINKSIKQVKVILSGELNKPVKLKGLKVTKGAKEIIEKMGGSIEE
- the rpsC gene encoding 30S ribosomal protein S3; this encodes MGQKVNPTGIRLGIVKDWNSKWFAGKKYADLLIQDIKLRSELKKKLLSAAVSRILIERPANNAVVTIFTARPGVIIGKKGGGIESLRGEISAKLGVPVHLNIEEIKKPELDSTLVAEGIAQQLEQRVMFRRAMKRAVSSAMKAGAKGVKICVSGRLGGAEIARSEWYREGRVPLHTFRADVDYGTAEAKTTYGIIGVKVWIFKGEILPQKKRSSDSNK
- the rplN gene encoding 50S ribosomal protein L14, encoding MIQMQTVLDVADNSGARKVMCIKVLGGSHRRYARIGDVIKVSIKDAIPRSKVKKGAVMNAVVVRTSQGVRRDDGSLIRFDGNAAVLLNNQNEPIGTRIFGPVTRELRERYMKIISLAAEVL
- the rplP gene encoding 50S ribosomal protein L16 produces the protein MLQPKRTKYRKQMKGRNRGLAQRGNKISFGEFGLKAIERGRLTARQIESARRAMTRHIKRGGKIWIRVFPDKPITQKPLEVRQGKGKGNVEYWVAQIQPGKVLFEMEGVSKELAIEAFNLAKSKLPFKVIFEEREVM
- the rplF gene encoding 50S ribosomal protein L6, encoding MSRVAKAPINLPANVEVLIKDNLVTVKGPKGTLTQKINKLVRINKNSDNEKQYLFHPASKDPNAWAQAGTARALVNNMVRGVTDGFTKTLELVGVGYRAQAKDKSITLSLGYSHPVEYVLPQGVKAETPNNTTIILSGIDKQILGQAASNIRGFRPPEPYKGKGIKYAGEIIARKEAKKK
- the rpsQ gene encoding 30S ribosomal protein S17, which encodes MSNSETNARTVIGKVVSDKMEKTIVVLVERTVKHPKYGKMIKRNTKLHAHDENQICKIGNVVKIRESRPISKTKNWMLVEVIS
- the rpmD gene encoding 50S ribosomal protein L30 is translated as MENKIKITLKKSLIGRKPKHKLMAKQLGLGKLNSSVYHRDTPAIRGLINHINYMLLVEESGQ
- the rpsN gene encoding 30S ribosomal protein S14, whose amino-acid sequence is MAKKSMIARQQKREKLVAKYQKRRSELKELIKSSDDMHEIMDAQAKLAKLPVNSNPVRLNTRCKQCGRPHAVYRKFKLCRICLRQQLMAGNVPGGRKSSW
- the rplE gene encoding 50S ribosomal protein L5, which codes for MVRLKEYYKTNVVDMMMKRFGYSSVMEVPKISKITLNMGVGEAVGDKKVLNHALEDMTKIAGQKPIITKARKSIAGFKIREGWPIGCKVTLRSDRMYEFLDRLISVALPRVRDFRGLNPKSFDGTGNYSMGIQEQIVFPEIDFDKTDTIRGMDICITTTAKTNEEAKALLEAFDLPLKDRDKNKG
- the rpmC gene encoding 50S ribosomal protein L29, which gives rise to MKKVSELREMSIDELNEELLSLRKQQFNLRMKKANGTLDKTHLIHQARRTVARVKTILTEKAGNSNVK
- the rpsE gene encoding 30S ribosomal protein S5; translated protein: MAFEDTTKTDGYQEKLVSVTRTAKVVKGGRVFGFAVLVVVGDGKGKIGFGRGKAREVPIAIQKAMDQAKKNMVYISLAGSTIQHEITWSYGASKVFMKPASEGTGIIAGGAMRAVLEVLGVHNILAKSIGSTNPSNIVRATVGALKNMSTPDYVAAKRGKTVEEVMAG
- the rplX gene encoding 50S ribosomal protein L24 yields the protein MKRIKTGDTVIVITGKSKGHVGKVKSRKENKVVVEGANLIKKHVRPNPQLNQKGGIVTREASLDVSNVALYNPTTNAADKVGFKYIEKDGIPHKVRYFKSNNEIIDLV
- the rpsH gene encoding 30S ribosomal protein S8, giving the protein MHDPIADMLTRIRNGQQAKHQYITLASSKIKEEIARVLQEEGYIESYHVESLNNNIKMITLKLKYYQGRPVIERIQRISKPGLRVYRSCKELTSIPGFGVSILSTSSGVMTHVSAKTKGVGGEILCEVA
- the rplR gene encoding 50S ribosomal protein L18, coding for MNKYQSRRRRGLKAKARINLTECARLVVYRSNSHIYSQIVIDDTKGNKVLAASSSIDKELKTQLVGKKKVDQSFMVGKLLGKRALENGVEKVAFDRAGYRYHGRVKALADGARDAGLNF